In Myxococcus stipitatus, the following are encoded in one genomic region:
- a CDS encoding MaoC family dehydratase N-terminal domain-containing protein yields MLDKNAIGRASPPTLNEVEKGAIRRFAEAIGDYNPIYYDEEYARASGYPTIIAPPTFPASFHSAADLRELLGVGIKSLLHAEQGFDYERPIFAGDRIYVSTRVADVSERQGMSGKMDIAVIEDEGRDEEGNLVFRARRTLVVRATKETP; encoded by the coding sequence ATGCTGGACAAGAATGCCATCGGCCGTGCCTCGCCGCCGACGCTCAACGAAGTGGAGAAAGGAGCCATCCGTCGCTTCGCGGAGGCCATCGGGGATTACAACCCCATCTACTACGACGAGGAGTACGCTCGAGCCTCCGGGTATCCGACCATCATCGCGCCACCCACCTTCCCGGCCTCGTTCCATTCGGCCGCGGATTTGAGGGAGCTGCTCGGCGTGGGCATCAAGAGCCTGCTCCACGCGGAGCAGGGCTTCGACTACGAGCGTCCCATCTTCGCCGGGGACCGCATCTACGTCTCCACGCGCGTCGCGGACGTCTCCGAGCGCCAAGGCATGTCTGGCAAGATGGACATCGCGGTCATCGAGGATGAAGGCCGCGACGAAGAAGGCAACCTGGTGTTCCGCGCCCGCCGGACGTTGGTCGTCCGAGCCACGAAGGAGACCCCGTGA
- a CDS encoding HD domain-containing phosphohydrolase codes for MDRILVVDDDVLILAALSRILETEGYDVVTHSDPALAAREVGFSVVLTDFMMPYLNGIELLGVLRETNPRAVRLMLTAAADFRVASEAVNRGEVFRLLGKPWSLSELTSSVRQAVEHYRLVEANERLSREVAAKNAELVAINQDLERRVVERTTGLLDGLISALDYRDTETQWHSRRVSLYSRRLAEEVGLAGAALDVVEQGALLHDIGKIGVRDSILLKPGPLTPEEWVEMRKHPEFGYRMMAKMPYLHEAALIVLQHQERWDGKGYPQGLATEDICIGARIFSIADTVDAITSDRPYRKGRPMSVAREEIRRCAGTQFDPNLADAFLRIPETEWQRIRHQVETLEKEEHERWRSHPLGPPEPLARASGA; via the coding sequence ATGGACCGCATCCTCGTGGTGGATGACGACGTGCTCATCCTCGCCGCGCTCTCCCGGATCCTCGAGACGGAAGGCTATGACGTCGTCACGCACAGCGACCCGGCCCTGGCGGCGCGCGAGGTGGGCTTCAGCGTCGTGCTGACGGACTTCATGATGCCGTACCTCAACGGCATCGAGCTGTTGGGCGTCCTGAGGGAGACCAACCCGAGGGCGGTGCGGTTGATGCTGACGGCGGCGGCGGACTTCCGCGTCGCGTCGGAGGCCGTCAATCGCGGCGAGGTGTTCCGGCTGCTGGGCAAGCCCTGGTCTCTGAGCGAGCTGACGAGCAGCGTGCGTCAGGCGGTGGAGCACTACCGATTGGTGGAGGCCAACGAGCGGCTGTCGCGCGAGGTGGCGGCGAAGAACGCGGAGCTGGTGGCCATCAACCAGGACCTGGAGCGGCGGGTGGTGGAGCGCACCACGGGCCTGCTGGATGGGCTCATCAGCGCGCTGGACTATCGCGACACGGAGACGCAGTGGCACTCGCGCCGCGTCTCGCTCTATTCGCGCAGGCTCGCGGAGGAGGTGGGGTTGGCCGGCGCCGCGCTGGACGTGGTGGAGCAAGGAGCGCTCCTGCACGACATCGGCAAGATTGGCGTGCGCGACTCCATCCTGCTCAAGCCCGGACCGCTCACGCCCGAGGAATGGGTGGAGATGCGCAAGCATCCCGAGTTCGGCTACCGGATGATGGCGAAGATGCCCTACCTGCACGAGGCGGCGCTCATCGTCCTCCAGCATCAGGAACGCTGGGATGGGAAGGGCTACCCTCAGGGCCTGGCCACCGAGGACATCTGCATCGGCGCGCGCATCTTCAGCATCGCCGACACGGTGGATGCCATCACCTCGGACCGCCCCTATCGCAAGGGCCGGCCCATGAGCGTGGCGCGTGAAGAGATTCGCCGCTGCGCGGGGACCCAGTTCGACCCCAACCTCGCCGACGCCTTCCTGCGCATCCCCGAGACGGAGTGGCAGCGCATCCGCCACCAGGTGGAGACGCTCGAGAAGGAGGAGCACGAGCGCTGGCGAAGCCACCCGCTCGGGCCGCCGGAGCCGCTCGCCCGCGCGAGCGGCGCCTGA
- a CDS encoding MotA/TolQ/ExbB proton channel family protein: MSLNDILHYLRLGGVTLALLLLASVGALVVAVERIIALWGVSERSRLLGEAVSKHLLRGDVAAARTAAERSDAVAADIFLAGFDRWERTRASGGSGVEAAVERERAQVGLKLRRNLWILATIGSITPFVGLFGTVAGIMRSFKDLGLDVQAGGTGGTGAVMTGISEALVATAVGILVAVQAMVFYNYFQARLSRVLVELRLMGDEFAELLKERASGVPPEPVPRPEAPAPTPPRTDTQPA; encoded by the coding sequence ATGAGCCTGAACGACATCCTGCATTACCTCCGCCTCGGCGGAGTCACCTTGGCGCTGCTCCTCCTCGCCTCCGTGGGCGCGCTCGTGGTCGCTGTCGAGCGCATCATCGCCCTGTGGGGCGTCAGCGAACGCTCCCGCCTGTTGGGCGAGGCGGTCAGCAAGCACCTGTTGCGAGGTGACGTCGCCGCTGCCCGCACCGCCGCAGAGCGCTCGGACGCGGTCGCCGCCGACATCTTCCTCGCTGGATTCGACCGCTGGGAGCGCACCCGGGCGTCCGGAGGCTCGGGCGTGGAAGCCGCCGTGGAGCGCGAGCGCGCCCAGGTCGGCCTCAAGCTGCGCCGCAACCTGTGGATTCTCGCCACCATCGGCTCCATCACCCCGTTCGTGGGCCTGTTCGGCACCGTGGCCGGCATCATGCGCTCGTTCAAGGACCTGGGCCTGGATGTGCAGGCGGGTGGAACGGGCGGCACCGGCGCGGTGATGACGGGCATCTCCGAGGCGCTCGTCGCCACCGCCGTCGGCATCCTCGTGGCCGTGCAGGCCATGGTCTTCTACAACTACTTCCAGGCCCGCCTGTCGCGTGTGCTGGTGGAGCTGCGGCTGATGGGCGACGAGTTCGCGGAGCTGCTCAAGGAGCGCGCCTCGGGTGTGCCCCCGGAGCCTGTGCCCCGTCCCGAGGCCCCCGCCCCCACCCCGCCTCGCACCGACACGCAGCCGGCCTGA
- a CDS encoding MoxR family ATPase: MSDATPLSRLTAALSGTVFGQPRVLADLVTAFLARGHVLLEGVPGVAKTLTARSMAGALGLLFTRIQFTPDLMPADILGTNVFQSQDNAFRLVKGPIFTEVLVADEINRTPPKAQAALLEAMEERQVTIDGVTHPLPPHFFVVATQNPLELEGTYPLPEAQLDRFLMRVRVGYPDSDAETTMLRAFHQREGRPPSVDRVLDAPTLAELQARAARVTCDDSILQYVVALVRDTRASPRVRLGASPRAAQALLAAAKARAALMGNDFVTPDDVKSVVPSVLNHRLLLKAEAEVEGITADDVLKQTLERVRVPR; this comes from the coding sequence ATGTCCGACGCCACGCCCCTCTCCCGACTCACCGCCGCGCTGAGCGGAACCGTCTTTGGCCAGCCGCGTGTGCTCGCTGACCTGGTGACGGCCTTCCTCGCGCGAGGCCATGTGCTGCTCGAGGGTGTGCCGGGCGTGGCGAAGACTCTCACCGCGCGCAGCATGGCCGGAGCGCTGGGCCTTCTCTTCACGCGCATCCAGTTCACCCCGGACCTGATGCCCGCCGACATCCTCGGCACCAACGTCTTCCAGTCGCAGGACAACGCCTTCCGCCTCGTGAAGGGCCCCATCTTCACCGAGGTGCTGGTGGCGGATGAAATCAACCGCACCCCGCCCAAGGCCCAGGCCGCGCTGCTGGAGGCCATGGAGGAGCGGCAGGTCACCATCGACGGCGTCACCCACCCGCTGCCCCCGCACTTCTTCGTGGTGGCCACGCAGAACCCGCTCGAACTGGAGGGGACCTATCCCCTCCCCGAGGCCCAGCTCGACCGCTTCCTCATGCGCGTGCGCGTGGGCTATCCGGACTCCGACGCGGAGACCACCATGCTGCGCGCCTTCCACCAGCGCGAGGGACGTCCTCCGTCGGTGGACCGCGTGCTGGACGCCCCCACGCTCGCGGAGCTCCAGGCACGCGCGGCCCGCGTCACCTGTGACGACTCCATCCTCCAGTACGTCGTCGCCCTGGTGCGGGACACACGCGCAAGCCCCCGCGTTCGACTGGGCGCAAGTCCCCGCGCGGCCCAGGCCCTGCTCGCAGCCGCCAAGGCGCGCGCCGCGCTGATGGGCAACGACTTCGTCACGCCGGATGACGTGAAGAGCGTGGTGCCCAGCGTCCTCAACCACCGCCTGCTCCTCAAGGCCGAGGCCGAAGTCGAGGGCATCACCGCGGACGACGTGTTGAAGCAGACGCTCGAGCGGGTACGGGTCCCTCGGTGA
- a CDS encoding acyl-CoA dehydrogenase: protein MSAGINTYKTDLREIYFTLFEQFGFGQVAGQAPYDAWGSDEARAVLSETYRFAREVLGPLNSVGDREGCRVENGAVLTPTGFKDAWKKLYEQGFKTVSVSPEHGGQGAPMMLQVTVEELLSGSNSAFNMYPGLAFGAAEVIAECGTKEQQHQFVERMLNGTWGGTMCLTEPHAGSDVGAAKSTARRNGDGTYSIKGTKIFISGGDHDMADNVIHLVLARIDGAAPGTKGLSLFIVPKLRINADGSAGKPNDVSVGSIEHKMGINGSATCVLNFGESDGCLGELVGTVEHVGMSQMFKMMNGARIAVGIQGVSLAAAAYYNALDYAKDRKQGSHFTKWKDPTAPRAAIIEHPDVRRMLLDMKSHVEGIRALIIKLAHHLDKARQLTGKDDEAATYHKGQVELLTPLVKSYGSDQAYRICSQAIQVYGGAGYIQDYPVEQYTRDSKIFSIYEGTNHIQAMDLVGRKLGQAGGMHFQQFMGDVGSFVEAHREHPVYGDAVKALASAQEALMSSAMMLFGWSQDGGKFPLIPLSANRFLNMMSEVAVGWLLLDAALIADKAQAALSADHPDRAFYDGKKFSALFYARNVLPGVEQAARLIALEDTSPVDISDAAFGGV, encoded by the coding sequence ATGTCCGCCGGCATCAACACCTACAAGACCGACCTTCGAGAGATTTACTTCACGTTGTTCGAGCAGTTCGGCTTCGGCCAGGTGGCCGGTCAGGCGCCCTATGACGCCTGGGGCTCGGACGAGGCTCGGGCGGTGCTGTCGGAGACGTACCGCTTTGCGCGCGAGGTGCTGGGGCCCCTCAACTCGGTGGGTGATCGCGAGGGCTGTCGGGTAGAGAACGGCGCGGTGCTGACGCCCACGGGCTTCAAGGACGCGTGGAAGAAGCTCTACGAGCAGGGCTTCAAGACGGTGTCGGTCAGCCCGGAGCACGGCGGCCAGGGCGCGCCGATGATGCTGCAGGTGACGGTGGAGGAGCTGCTATCGGGCTCCAACTCGGCCTTCAACATGTACCCGGGCCTGGCGTTCGGCGCGGCGGAAGTCATCGCCGAGTGCGGCACGAAGGAGCAGCAGCACCAGTTCGTGGAGCGCATGCTCAACGGGACGTGGGGCGGCACCATGTGCCTCACCGAGCCGCACGCCGGCTCCGACGTGGGCGCCGCGAAGTCCACCGCGCGCCGCAACGGCGACGGGACGTACAGCATCAAGGGGACGAAGATCTTCATCTCCGGCGGCGACCACGACATGGCGGACAACGTCATCCACCTGGTCCTCGCGCGCATCGACGGCGCGGCGCCCGGCACCAAGGGCCTGTCGCTGTTCATCGTCCCCAAGCTGCGCATCAACGCGGACGGCAGCGCGGGCAAGCCGAACGACGTGTCGGTGGGCTCCATCGAGCACAAGATGGGCATCAACGGCTCGGCCACCTGTGTGCTGAACTTCGGTGAGAGCGACGGCTGTCTGGGCGAGCTCGTGGGCACCGTCGAGCACGTGGGCATGAGCCAGATGTTCAAGATGATGAACGGCGCGCGCATCGCCGTGGGCATCCAGGGCGTCTCGCTGGCGGCGGCCGCGTACTACAACGCGCTGGACTACGCGAAGGACCGCAAGCAGGGCTCGCACTTCACCAAGTGGAAGGACCCCACCGCGCCCCGCGCCGCCATCATCGAGCACCCGGACGTCCGGCGCATGCTGCTGGACATGAAGTCCCACGTGGAGGGCATCCGCGCGCTCATCATCAAGCTGGCCCACCACCTGGACAAGGCGCGGCAGCTGACGGGCAAGGACGACGAGGCGGCCACCTACCACAAGGGCCAGGTGGAGCTGCTCACCCCGCTGGTGAAGTCCTACGGCTCCGACCAGGCGTACCGCATCTGCTCGCAGGCCATCCAGGTGTACGGCGGCGCCGGCTACATCCAGGACTACCCGGTGGAGCAGTACACGCGTGACTCGAAGATCTTCTCCATCTACGAGGGCACCAACCACATCCAGGCCATGGACCTGGTGGGCCGCAAGCTGGGCCAGGCCGGTGGCATGCACTTCCAGCAGTTCATGGGCGACGTGGGCTCCTTCGTCGAGGCGCACCGCGAGCACCCCGTGTACGGCGACGCGGTGAAGGCCCTGGCGAGCGCGCAGGAGGCGCTGATGTCCAGCGCGATGATGCTGTTCGGCTGGTCGCAGGACGGCGGCAAGTTCCCGTTGATTCCGCTGTCCGCCAACCGCTTCCTCAACATGATGTCCGAGGTCGCCGTGGGCTGGCTGCTGCTGGACGCGGCGCTCATCGCGGACAAGGCGCAGGCCGCGCTGTCGGCGGACCACCCGGACCGCGCCTTCTACGACGGCAAGAAGTTCAGCGCGCTGTTCTACGCGCGCAACGTGCTGCCCGGCGTGGAGCAGGCCGCGCGGCTCATCGCCCTCGAGGACACGTCCCCGGTGGACATCTCCGACGCCGCCTTCGGTGGCGTCTGA
- a CDS encoding peptidylprolyl isomerase: MRRPSLLAVSLSLLVLVSGCAHTGRGPDESPPDPEVMARIQDWEDLRSLGDGQLVSLATGAPDSRVRARALRALARIQDVATLDAVVAGLRHEEPRVRGEAAFAVGELALSWEPLTDAERARLAAPLLEAEAAEHDAQVHLTQLDALGRVATPDAFARLVERMKGSDGELAGRAALSLGVAARRGGAVVVKDVPLAPAQALMALDWPVAARYGGAYLVATAKRAESLPALRQCFTDEDADIRALCVKAAGDVGGPEDAVVLGRLLDDATPRVAAEAARSLAKLAAACSGPCVPLEVLKTLSSRVKRVAEGRETPLPVGSAPREATRARSAEGHPILALAQQGLPAFGAPVLESLRSAIADPELRGQASQLALADLAWLDCRLAAALDRQRGELVEVLRCGGSLVSEERRLALGLREVALSPNKTPAEFAEAYLRHPSARVRLTAMEVLAERPTPRTASAVAELLRSEDLVVAGSAAATLGGLKDAGALKGVQALADRVPSEPDLAGPVAGALVALEGAAAEPRMRQWLTHPHANVRRVAAFALSEMTGKPVRSERVALPRDTFRPEPAPRGAGLVLRTDKGDITVRLDAEDAPLTSGNLYGLARKGYFNGVTFHRVVPDFVAQGGDPRGDGEGGPGYSIRCEMTRRPYQRGVLGMALSGKDTGGSQFFFTHAPQPHLDGRYTAFGEVVSGMDVVDALLEGDVIREVSAVTLP; encoded by the coding sequence ATGCGACGCCCGAGCCTCCTCGCTGTGTCCCTGTCACTCCTCGTCCTGGTTTCAGGGTGTGCCCACACCGGGCGCGGACCCGATGAGTCACCGCCGGACCCGGAGGTGATGGCGCGAATCCAGGACTGGGAGGACCTGCGCTCGCTTGGAGACGGACAGCTCGTGTCGCTCGCGACTGGCGCGCCGGATTCGCGGGTGCGCGCGCGGGCGCTTCGGGCGCTGGCTCGCATCCAGGACGTGGCCACGTTGGACGCGGTGGTCGCCGGGCTGCGGCACGAGGAGCCTCGGGTGCGCGGCGAGGCCGCGTTCGCCGTGGGAGAGCTGGCGCTCTCCTGGGAGCCGCTCACGGATGCGGAGCGGGCTCGGCTCGCGGCGCCGCTTCTGGAGGCCGAGGCAGCGGAGCACGACGCGCAGGTGCACCTCACCCAGTTGGATGCGTTGGGGCGCGTTGCCACCCCGGATGCGTTCGCGCGACTGGTGGAGCGCATGAAGGGCAGTGACGGCGAGCTCGCGGGCCGTGCCGCGCTGTCGTTGGGAGTGGCCGCCCGTCGTGGGGGGGCGGTGGTGGTGAAGGATGTGCCCCTGGCGCCCGCGCAGGCGCTCATGGCCTTGGACTGGCCCGTCGCGGCCCGGTACGGCGGCGCCTATCTGGTGGCGACGGCGAAGCGCGCCGAGTCGCTGCCCGCGCTGCGCCAGTGCTTCACGGATGAGGACGCGGACATCCGGGCCCTGTGCGTGAAGGCCGCGGGAGACGTCGGCGGGCCCGAGGACGCGGTGGTCTTGGGCCGGTTGTTGGACGACGCGACGCCTCGAGTGGCCGCGGAGGCCGCGCGCTCGTTGGCGAAGCTCGCGGCCGCGTGCAGCGGGCCTTGTGTACCGCTGGAGGTGTTGAAGACGTTGTCGTCCCGGGTGAAGCGCGTGGCGGAGGGGAGGGAGACGCCGCTGCCCGTGGGTTCGGCGCCTCGTGAGGCGACGCGGGCGCGCTCCGCGGAGGGCCATCCCATCCTCGCGTTGGCGCAGCAGGGCCTGCCTGCGTTTGGCGCCCCCGTGCTCGAGTCCCTGCGCTCCGCCATCGCCGACCCGGAGCTGCGCGGTCAGGCCTCGCAGCTGGCGCTCGCGGACCTGGCGTGGCTCGACTGCCGGCTGGCCGCGGCGTTGGACCGTCAGCGTGGCGAGCTCGTTGAGGTGCTTCGCTGTGGTGGCTCGCTGGTGTCCGAAGAGCGCCGGCTCGCGCTGGGCCTGCGCGAGGTCGCGCTCTCGCCGAACAAGACTCCGGCCGAGTTCGCGGAGGCCTATCTGCGCCATCCGTCGGCGAGGGTCCGGCTCACGGCGATGGAGGTCCTCGCCGAGCGGCCCACGCCACGGACCGCGTCGGCGGTGGCCGAGCTGTTGCGGAGCGAGGACCTGGTGGTGGCGGGCTCGGCCGCGGCGACGCTGGGCGGGCTGAAGGACGCCGGTGCGTTGAAGGGCGTGCAGGCGCTGGCCGACCGTGTTCCCTCCGAGCCCGACCTCGCGGGCCCGGTGGCGGGCGCGCTCGTCGCACTGGAAGGCGCGGCGGCGGAGCCTCGGATGCGCCAGTGGCTGACGCACCCGCACGCCAACGTGCGCCGCGTTGCGGCCTTCGCCCTCAGCGAGATGACCGGCAAGCCCGTGCGCTCCGAGCGAGTGGCGCTGCCCCGCGACACCTTCCGCCCCGAGCCCGCGCCACGCGGGGCGGGCCTGGTGCTGCGCACGGACAAGGGCGACATCACCGTGCGACTCGACGCCGAGGACGCGCCGCTGACCTCCGGCAACCTGTATGGCCTGGCTCGCAAGGGCTACTTCAACGGCGTCACCTTCCACCGCGTGGTGCCGGACTTCGTCGCGCAGGGCGGAGACCCACGCGGAGACGGGGAGGGGGGGCCTGGCTACTCCATCCGCTGCGAGATGACCCGCCGGCCCTACCAGCGCGGTGTGCTGGGCATGGCGCTCTCCGGCAAGGACACCGGTGGCAGCCAGTTCTTCTTCACGCACGCGCCGCAGCCGCACCTGGACGGCCGCTACACGGCCTTTGGGGAGGTGGTGTCCGGCATGGACGTGGTGGACGCGCTGCTGGAGGGGGACGTGATTCGCGAGGTCTCGGCGGTGACGTTGCCGTAG
- a CDS encoding MaoC family dehydratase codes for MPARKLYFEAIRVGDELPALAKAPVDRVQLARYAGASGDYNPVHVDELYAKSVGMPSVYAPGMLVMGMLGQLISDWARGGQMRRYNVRFIKMVWPGDTVVCKGRVSNRHGTAGRYFVDIDLWAENQRGELVMKGGAQIQLFYSLEDENRQRSGQSPIVIEVPRESLANTPAASASGGAGEAPPATEDDDASDERRTGATSKKTVPREKPAAKTATLPSAKKPKK; via the coding sequence ATGCCCGCACGCAAGCTCTACTTCGAGGCCATCCGCGTCGGCGATGAACTGCCCGCGCTGGCCAAGGCCCCCGTGGACCGCGTCCAGCTGGCCCGTTATGCCGGCGCGTCGGGGGACTACAACCCCGTCCACGTCGACGAGCTCTACGCCAAGAGCGTGGGCATGCCGAGCGTGTACGCCCCCGGAATGCTCGTCATGGGCATGCTGGGCCAGCTCATCAGCGACTGGGCCCGGGGCGGGCAGATGCGGCGCTACAACGTGCGCTTCATCAAGATGGTGTGGCCGGGTGACACCGTCGTCTGCAAGGGGCGCGTGAGCAACCGCCACGGCACCGCGGGCCGCTACTTCGTGGACATCGACCTGTGGGCGGAGAACCAGCGCGGCGAGCTGGTGATGAAGGGCGGAGCGCAGATTCAGCTCTTCTACTCGCTGGAGGACGAGAACCGGCAACGCTCGGGCCAGTCCCCCATCGTCATCGAGGTGCCTCGCGAGAGCCTGGCCAACACCCCCGCGGCCTCGGCGAGCGGGGGAGCGGGCGAGGCCCCGCCCGCCACCGAGGACGACGACGCGTCCGACGAGCGGCGCACCGGCGCCACCTCCAAGAAGACCGTCCCTCGGGAGAAGCCCGCCGCCAAGACGGCGACACTCCCGTCGGCCAAGAAGCCCAAGAAGTAG
- a CDS encoding dihydrodipicolinate reductase — translation MARAPAGPVPVVVMGLGFIGQEIAKAALSSPEVELIGAVDTHASLVGRPLGDVLGGPAPRVKVVDSLEKAVGRRKGAVLLHATGSRLPQVMEQLLAALKLGLPVVSTCEELAFPYLKYPELADKLDQAAQRAEVSILGAGVNPGFVLDRLVATAGQVCGPVRRATVTRVVDARTRREALQRKVGAGLTEEEFFELVDGEQLGHVGLVESAALAALGLGLDCDDYEEEVAPVFAEEDILGGAFTVKKGRVAGMFQSVVGLEDGQERVRLELTIAMGADEPKDRIEIDAEPRLVLEIPGGVAGDRATANVLVNAAPRLTAAEAGLLTVLELPAGR, via the coding sequence ATGGCTAGAGCCCCAGCAGGGCCGGTGCCGGTGGTGGTCATGGGGCTGGGGTTCATCGGGCAGGAGATAGCCAAGGCTGCCCTGTCCAGTCCCGAAGTCGAACTGATTGGGGCCGTGGACACCCATGCCTCCCTGGTGGGTCGTCCACTGGGAGACGTCCTGGGTGGACCGGCGCCCCGCGTCAAGGTGGTGGACTCGCTGGAGAAGGCGGTGGGGCGGCGCAAGGGCGCGGTGCTGCTGCACGCGACGGGCTCCCGGCTGCCGCAGGTGATGGAGCAATTGCTGGCGGCGCTGAAGCTGGGGCTGCCGGTGGTGAGCACGTGCGAGGAGTTGGCGTTCCCGTACCTGAAGTACCCGGAGCTGGCGGACAAGTTGGACCAGGCCGCGCAGCGCGCGGAGGTGTCCATCCTGGGCGCGGGCGTCAACCCGGGCTTCGTGCTGGACCGCCTGGTGGCGACGGCGGGGCAGGTGTGTGGCCCGGTGCGGCGCGCCACGGTGACGCGGGTGGTGGATGCGCGCACCCGGCGCGAGGCGCTGCAGCGCAAGGTGGGCGCGGGGCTGACGGAGGAGGAGTTCTTCGAGTTGGTGGATGGTGAGCAACTCGGCCACGTGGGCCTGGTGGAGTCGGCGGCACTCGCGGCCCTGGGCCTGGGGTTGGATTGTGATGATTACGAAGAAGAGGTAGCCCCCGTCTTCGCGGAGGAAGACATCCTCGGCGGCGCGTTCACGGTGAAGAAGGGGCGGGTGGCGGGCATGTTCCAGTCGGTGGTGGGGTTGGAGGACGGACAAGAGCGGGTCCGGCTGGAGCTGACCATCGCCATGGGGGCGGATGAACCGAAGGACCGCATCGAAATCGACGCGGAACCTCGTTTGGTGTTGGAAATCCCGGGGGGAGTGGCAGGCGACCGGGCCACCGCGAATGTGCTGGTGAATGCCGCGCCACGCTTGACGGCTGCCGAAGCAGGGCTCCTCACGGTGCTCGAGCTTCCGGCCGGACGCTAG
- a CDS encoding DUF58 domain-containing protein, producing the protein MNQGRPVPTGLAVALFAVALVPAALTVASPTFGWLALAMNVAVLALCAVDFLRAPRVDDVRASREVEPILSSGTRNAVRLVFERLDEGTAPLRVEVRDEPPSTVVSTGHRQSLTLAPRNTAPSRVTYFVTPPSRGDAHFGDLHLRLSGPLGLCARQVRVPAARTVKIYPDLTALSKEALLLARSSDAPSERTVRRRASEGREFESLREYRPGDDYRHIDWKASARHANTLVRTWQPERHQPMLLLLDCGRHMAGKVRGRRKLDHAVDAALRLARVGLDAGDVVGVMAFASDVLTFLPPRKGHEHLRLITESLYRAEAALEESDYGRAYDFAFARQTRRTLVVLFTDLVDPDASSALLTRTLALRPRHLPVVASLLDEDVRAAATQVPEEVQDAYSRQAASRLEAEFRRTASTLRDAGALVVRAPAQGFGAATLNVYLDVKSRGLL; encoded by the coding sequence GTGAATCAGGGCCGTCCGGTCCCCACGGGCCTCGCCGTGGCGCTGTTCGCCGTGGCGCTCGTCCCCGCGGCGTTGACCGTGGCCAGCCCCACGTTCGGCTGGCTCGCGCTGGCGATGAACGTGGCCGTACTGGCCCTGTGCGCCGTGGACTTCCTGCGCGCACCGCGCGTCGATGACGTGAGAGCCTCTCGCGAGGTGGAGCCCATCCTCTCCTCGGGAACGCGCAACGCCGTGCGCCTGGTGTTCGAACGGCTCGACGAGGGCACCGCGCCCCTGCGAGTCGAGGTCCGAGACGAGCCCCCCAGCACCGTCGTCAGCACGGGCCACCGCCAGTCCCTCACGCTCGCTCCGCGGAACACCGCGCCCTCCCGGGTCACCTACTTCGTTACCCCACCCTCGCGAGGGGATGCACACTTCGGCGACCTGCATCTGCGGCTGTCCGGTCCGCTGGGCCTGTGCGCCAGACAAGTGCGAGTGCCCGCGGCGCGTACGGTGAAAATCTATCCGGACCTCACCGCGCTCTCGAAGGAAGCGCTCCTGCTGGCGCGCTCGTCCGACGCCCCCTCCGAGCGCACCGTGCGGCGCCGCGCCTCCGAGGGTCGCGAGTTCGAATCCCTGCGCGAGTACCGCCCCGGCGACGACTACCGCCACATCGACTGGAAGGCCTCCGCGCGCCACGCCAACACGCTGGTGCGCACATGGCAGCCCGAGCGCCACCAGCCCATGTTGCTGCTGCTCGACTGCGGGCGGCACATGGCGGGCAAGGTCCGGGGACGGCGCAAGCTGGACCACGCGGTGGACGCGGCGCTCCGGCTCGCGCGCGTGGGCCTGGACGCGGGCGACGTGGTGGGCGTCATGGCCTTCGCCAGCGACGTGCTCACCTTCCTGCCGCCACGCAAGGGCCACGAACACCTGCGCCTCATCACCGAGTCGCTCTACCGCGCCGAGGCCGCGCTGGAGGAGAGCGACTACGGCCGCGCCTACGACTTCGCCTTCGCCCGCCAGACACGCCGCACGCTCGTGGTGCTCTTCACGGACCTGGTGGACCCAGACGCGTCCTCGGCCCTGCTCACCCGGACGCTGGCCTTGCGCCCCCGGCATCTGCCCGTCGTCGCCTCGCTGCTGGACGAGGACGTGCGCGCCGCGGCCACCCAGGTGCCCGAGGAAGTGCAGGACGCGTATTCGCGGCAGGCCGCCTCGAGGCTCGAAGCGGAGTTCCGCCGCACCGCCAGCACCCTGCGCGACGCCGGGGCCCTGGTGGTGCGCGCCCCCGCCCAAGGCTTTGGCGCGGCCACGCTCAACGTGTACCTGGACGTCAAGTCTCGCGGACTCCTGTAG
- a CDS encoding biopolymer transporter ExbD has protein sequence MAMGKTPGSGDEGDEGVFAEINITPLTDIFLVLLIIFMVTSSVIVQQGPGGGAKAGLKVNLPKGGAADVTARTTDMSVAVLADGRFVLAGNVVSQEELQKAFDEAKVKDPDTVVIVQADEGVPHGTVVQVMELAKKAGLGQLAIGVREGE, from the coding sequence ATGGCCATGGGCAAGACACCGGGGTCCGGTGACGAAGGCGACGAGGGCGTCTTCGCCGAAATCAACATCACCCCGCTCACCGACATCTTCCTCGTGCTGCTCATCATCTTCATGGTGACCAGCTCCGTCATCGTCCAGCAGGGCCCCGGTGGAGGCGCCAAGGCGGGCCTCAAGGTCAACCTGCCCAAGGGCGGCGCCGCGGACGTCACCGCGCGCACCACGGACATGTCCGTCGCGGTGCTCGCGGACGGGCGCTTCGTGCTGGCCGGCAACGTCGTCAGCCAGGAGGAGCTCCAGAAGGCCTTCGACGAAGCCAAGGTGAAGGACCCGGACACCGTCGTCATCGTCCAGGCCGACGAGGGCGTCCCCCACGGCACCGTGGTGCAGGTGATGGAGCTGGCGAAGAAGGCGGGCCTCGGGCAGCTCGCCATCGGCGTGCGCGAGGGCGAATAA